One window of Clarias gariepinus isolate MV-2021 ecotype Netherlands chromosome 21, CGAR_prim_01v2, whole genome shotgun sequence genomic DNA carries:
- the LOC128509501 gene encoding long-chain-fatty-acid--CoA ligase ACSBG2-like isoform X1: MPNIYSWTEFMKIGEDISDAHLDAVINRQKANECCTLIYTSGTTGNPKGVMLSHDNITWTANAAGSVVNLKNGKDSVVSYLPLSHVAAQMNDMWISLRFAGTTYFAQPDALKGSLITVLRDVRPTSFLGVPRVWEKMQEAMKDIGANSSFMKKKIGEWAKHKGLQASYNIMNNNPSLPWGFTLAKNLVFKRVRASLGLDRCKTCFSGAAPMTKDTLEYFMSLNIPIYELYGMSESTGPHTMSWSDNFRIMSCGKEIPGCKTRVDKPDADGIGELCFWGRHVFMGYMNMANKTEEALDPEGWLHSGDLGKHDIDDFLYITGRIKELIITAGGENIPPVPIEDAVKEELPIISNAMLVGDKKKFLSMLLTLKCKVDDNGDPTDELAPQAVEFFRKHGVMASKVSAIIKNKEPAIYKVIQEGVDKVNAMAMSTAQKVQKWALLSHDFSISGGELGPTMKLKRPVVLQIYKEEIDNFYE; encoded by the exons ATGCCAAACATATACTCG tggACTGAGTTTATGAAGATTGGGGAGGACATTTCTGATGCTCACCTGGATGCGGTAATTAATAGACAGAAAGCTAATGAATGCTGCACCCTCATCTACACATCAGGAACCACAGGAAACCCTAAAGGGGTTATGCTTAGTCATGACAAT ATCACATGGACTGCAAACGCAGCAGGATCTGTTGTCAATCTGAAAAATGGGAAGGATTCTGTAGTGAGTTACCTGCCGCTCAGTCATGTGGCTGCCCAAATGAACGACATGTGGATCTCCTTAAGATTTGCAGGCACCACCTACTTTGCCCAACCAGATGCGCTGAAG GGTTCTTTGATCACTGTTTTGAGAGATGTGCGTCCCACAAGCTTCTTGGGTGTTCCCCGTGTGTGGGAGAAGATGCAGGAAGCAATGAAAGACATTGGTGCGAATTCTTCGttcatgaaaaagaaaattggaGAGTGGGCCAAGCATAAAGGACTTCAGGCCAGCTACAACATAATGAATAA TAATCCCTCATTGCCTTGGGGCTTTACGCTGGCTAAAAACCTGGTTTTCAAGAGGGTACGTGCATCTCTTGGGTTGGATCGCTGCAAAACCTGCTTTTCAGGGGCAGCACCAATGACTAAGGACACACTGGAATACTTCATGAGTCTAAACATCCCCATCTATGAGCTGTATGGCATGAGTGAGAGTACAGGACCTCACACCATGTCCTGGTCTGACAACTTCCGTATTATGAG CTGTGGTAAGGAGATCCCGGGCTGCAAAACAAGGGTGGACAAGCCAGATGCGGATGGCATTGGAGAGTTGTGTTTCTGGGGACGTCACGTATTCATGGGCTACATGAATATGGCTAATAAAACTGAAGAGGCACTGGACCCAGAAGGCTGGCTGCACTCGGGAGATCTTGGAAAGCATGACATTGATGACTTTCTATACATTACAGGCAGGATAAAAG agctAATCATCACTGCTGGAGGAGAAAACATCCCACCAGTCCCTATTGAGGATGCAGTCAAGGAGGAACTGCCCATCATTAGCAATGCCATGCTGGTGGGAGACAAAAAGAAATTCCTCTCCATGCTTCTTACTCTTAAA tgTAAGGTTGATGACAATGGAGACCCCACGGATGAGCTGGCCCCACAGGCTGTAGAGTTCTTCAGAAAGCACGGTGTAATGGCAAGCAAAGTTTCAGCAATCATCAAAAACAAAGAGCCAGCCATTTATAAAGTGATCCAAGAAGGCGTGGACAAGGTCAATGCCATGGCCATGTCCACAGCTCAAAAGGTCCAGAAGTGGGCACTTTTATCTCATGACTTCTCCATATCTGGAGGGGAGCTag GTCCTACTATGAAGCTCAAAAGACCAGTTGTCTTGCAAATATACAAGGAAGAAATTGataatttttatgaataa
- the LOC128509501 gene encoding long-chain-fatty-acid--CoA ligase ACSBG2-like isoform X2: MLSDILTETEEEIMMEVEETAADPTVAVCKARDHKASPLQVYVMAPSWQYWSTIRERPVKLRINMSGPGSEPPLTIHQMFQMTVDNFGDHPALCLQKDGGWVKLTYKEYQQQCRAAAKSFLKLGLQRYHGVCILGFNAPEWFIADIGCIMAGGLAAGIYHTNSPEACHYVAYDSDANVLVVENDKQLAKILKVKHKLPHLKAIVQYKGEVKDKMPNIYSWTEFMKIGEDISDAHLDAVINRQKANECCTLIYTSGTTGNPKGVMLSHDNITWTANAAGSVVNLKNGKDSVVSYLPLSHVAAQMNDMWISLRFAGTTYFAQPDALKGSLITVLRDVRPTSFLGVPRVWEKMQEAMKDIGANSSFMKKKIGEWAKHKGLQASYNIMNNNPSLPWGFTLAKNLVFKRVRASLGLDRCKTCFSGAAPMTKDTLEYFMSLNIPIYELYGMSESTGPHTMSWSDNFRIMSCGKEIPGCKTRVDKPDADGIGELCFWGRHVFMGYMNMANKTEEALDPEGWLHSGDLGKHDIDDFLYITGRIKELIITAGGENIPPVPIEDAVKEELPIISNAMLVGDKKKFLSMLLTLKCKVDDNGDPTDELAPQAVEFFRKHGVMASKVSAIIKNKEPAIYKVIQEGVDKVNAMAMSTAQKVQKWALLSHDFSISGGELGPTMKLKRPVVLQIYKEEIDNFYE, encoded by the exons ATGCTGTCTGATATACTCACGGAAACTGAAGAGGAAATAATGATGGAGGTTGAGGAAACCGCAGCTGATCCTACTGTAGCAGTCTGTAAGGCCAGAG ATCATAAAGCAAGCCCACTACAAGTGTATGTAATGGCTCCAAGTTGGCAGTATTGGAGTACGATAAGGGAAAGGCCAGTGAAGCTAAGGATAAATATGTCTGGTCCAGGCTCGGAGCCTCCTCTTACCATACACCAAATGTTCCAGATGACGGTGGATAATTTTGGGGATCATCCAGCTCTTTGCTTACAGAAGGATGGAGGTTGGGTCAAACTGACCTATAAGGAATACCAACAGCAGTGCCGAGCTGCAGCCAAGAGCTTTCTCAAG ttGGGGCTGCAGCGCTACCATGGTGTATGCATTCTGGGATTCAATGCTCCTGAGTGGTTCATCGCAGACATCGGTTGTATCATGGCAGG AGGTCTTGCTGCTGGAATCTACCACACCAACTCACCAGAAGCCTGTCATTATGTGGCTTATGACTCTGACGCCAATGTGTTAGTGGTTGAAAATGACAAACAACTAGCCAAAATCCTCAAG GTTAAACATAAACTACCACACCTGAAGGCCATTGTTCAATACAAGGGAGAAGTGAAGGATAAGATGCCAAACATATACTCG tggACTGAGTTTATGAAGATTGGGGAGGACATTTCTGATGCTCACCTGGATGCGGTAATTAATAGACAGAAAGCTAATGAATGCTGCACCCTCATCTACACATCAGGAACCACAGGAAACCCTAAAGGGGTTATGCTTAGTCATGACAAT ATCACATGGACTGCAAACGCAGCAGGATCTGTTGTCAATCTGAAAAATGGGAAGGATTCTGTAGTGAGTTACCTGCCGCTCAGTCATGTGGCTGCCCAAATGAACGACATGTGGATCTCCTTAAGATTTGCAGGCACCACCTACTTTGCCCAACCAGATGCGCTGAAG GGTTCTTTGATCACTGTTTTGAGAGATGTGCGTCCCACAAGCTTCTTGGGTGTTCCCCGTGTGTGGGAGAAGATGCAGGAAGCAATGAAAGACATTGGTGCGAATTCTTCGttcatgaaaaagaaaattggaGAGTGGGCCAAGCATAAAGGACTTCAGGCCAGCTACAACATAATGAATAA TAATCCCTCATTGCCTTGGGGCTTTACGCTGGCTAAAAACCTGGTTTTCAAGAGGGTACGTGCATCTCTTGGGTTGGATCGCTGCAAAACCTGCTTTTCAGGGGCAGCACCAATGACTAAGGACACACTGGAATACTTCATGAGTCTAAACATCCCCATCTATGAGCTGTATGGCATGAGTGAGAGTACAGGACCTCACACCATGTCCTGGTCTGACAACTTCCGTATTATGAG CTGTGGTAAGGAGATCCCGGGCTGCAAAACAAGGGTGGACAAGCCAGATGCGGATGGCATTGGAGAGTTGTGTTTCTGGGGACGTCACGTATTCATGGGCTACATGAATATGGCTAATAAAACTGAAGAGGCACTGGACCCAGAAGGCTGGCTGCACTCGGGAGATCTTGGAAAGCATGACATTGATGACTTTCTATACATTACAGGCAGGATAAAAG agctAATCATCACTGCTGGAGGAGAAAACATCCCACCAGTCCCTATTGAGGATGCAGTCAAGGAGGAACTGCCCATCATTAGCAATGCCATGCTGGTGGGAGACAAAAAGAAATTCCTCTCCATGCTTCTTACTCTTAAA tgTAAGGTTGATGACAATGGAGACCCCACGGATGAGCTGGCCCCACAGGCTGTAGAGTTCTTCAGAAAGCACGGTGTAATGGCAAGCAAAGTTTCAGCAATCATCAAAAACAAAGAGCCAGCCATTTATAAAGTGATCCAAGAAGGCGTGGACAAGGTCAATGCCATGGCCATGTCCACAGCTCAAAAGGTCCAGAAGTGGGCACTTTTATCTCATGACTTCTCCATATCTGGAGGGGAGCTag GTCCTACTATGAAGCTCAAAAGACCAGTTGTCTTGCAAATATACAAGGAAGAAATTGataatttttatgaataa
- the hint2 gene encoding histidine triad nucleotide-binding protein 2, mitochondrial codes for MFLRRVTQRRGFWLPYVFNIPWRAITVQNLRLSSHNDEVHLAEEASKKYGSPGPTIFSKIIDKTIPADIIYEDNRCLAFRDISPQAPVHFLVIPKTPIPRISEAHDDETQLLGHLLVVAKNLAKKEGLSEGYRLVINDGKHGAQSVYHLHLHVLGGRQMQWPPG; via the exons ATGTTTCTGCGCAGGGTTACACAGAGACGAGGCTTCTGGCTGCCTTATGTGTTTAATATACCTTGGCGTGCTATAACAGTCCAG AATCTTCGCTTGTCTTCACACAATGATGAAGTTCACCTGGCGGAGGAAGCCAGCAAGAAATATGGAAGTCCTGGTCCTACAATATTCTCCAAAATTATTGACAAAACAATTCCTGCAGACATAATTTACGAAGATAACCGG TGTTTAGCATTTCGGGACATCAGTCCCCAGGCCCCTGTGCATTTCCTGGTTATTCCCAAAACTCCTATTCCAAGGATAAGTGAGGCTCATGATGACGAGACACAG ctaCTTGGACATCTCTTAGTAGTAGCAAAAAATCTTGCAAAGAAAGAAGGATTAAGTGAGGGATACAGATTGG tcatAAATGATGGAAAACATGGGGCTCAGTCTGTGTATCATCTGCACCTTCATGTTCTTGGAGGGCGACAGATGCAATGGCCTCCAGGATAG
- the mrps30 gene encoding 39S ribosomal protein S30, mitochondrial: MAARSRSPLQLFLSAQTSRVICSRNVQVKSAEATPVYPPILPSRTAKSKSAKRRVLLECFDRLRTVEPQEKIRALTRIQRMKYVICPQTPAVGADKWYQHFTKTAFLPGLPDELSSPTDLEEAVGSELRSIVCDALLQEHWHMKKGRAFIQKEYKQFATPFLKNAVTGLVASLARTNPVLQLSSLDLSPHVNFYWVNGERTIPRGHRSGRVEPQRFQIDDRPHSQIRVRKQLPEFVPLETEVAAEVPVIQFAPDCLPLFRRQYDNNISTGAKLQDPCCYGHTQFHVVPDRFHRDRQIAKNLSENTEVFLRANAIASLFAWTGAQAMYQGFWSEQDLNRPFVSQAVITDGQYFSFYCYQLNTLALSSFSVPDNPRKNLCWGTESLRLYDKVTNGDVVGWNDDVFKLLVKFLLNKA, from the exons ATGGCGGCGCGCAGTAGATCGCCCTTGCAGTTATTTTTATCAGCTCAGACATCGCGTGTGATCTGCAGCAGAAATGTGCAAGTTAAAAGTGCAGAAGCGACGCCAGTATATCCACCGATTTTACCATCTCGCACAGCTAAGAGTAAATCTGCCAAAAGGAGAGTGTTACTGGAGTGCTTTGACCGGCTGCGCACAGTCGAGCCTCAGGAAAAGATCCGTGCTCTTACCCGCATCCAGCGCATGAAATATGTGATTTGTCCTCAGACCCCGGCTGTCGGAGCGGATAAATGGTACCAGCATTTCACCAAGACGGCGTTTCTTCCGGGTCTCCCGGATGAGCTGAGCTCTCCTACTGACCTGGAGGAGGCTGTGGGGTCTGAGCTGCGCTCCATAGTGTGTGACGCTCTCCTGCAGGAGCACTGGCACATGAAAAAAGGCAGGGCATTCATTCAGAAAGAGTACAAACAGTTTGCTACCCCATTTCTGAAGAATGCTGTGACTGGGCTTGTTGCCTCATTGGCCAGGACAAATCCTGTTCTCCAGCTGTCTAGCTTAG ATCTGTCTCCTCATGTTAACTTCTACTGGGTGAATGGAGAGAGGACTATTCCACGAGGACATCGGAGTGGCAGAGTCGAGCCACAGAGGTTCCAGATTGATGACCGACCTCACAGTCAGATACGCGTCAGAAAGCAGCTACCTGAG TTCGTGCCACTCGAGACAGAGGTAGCTGCTGAAGTGCCAGTAATTCAGTTTGCTCCTGATTGCCTTCCTTTGTTCCGAAGACAGTATGATAATAACATCTCCACAG GTGCTAAACTGCAAGACCCGTGCTGCTACGGTCACACACAGTTCCATGTGGTCCCTGATAGGTTCCACAGGGACAGACAAATTGCTAAAAATCTTTCTGAAAATACTGAAGTGTTTTTACGGGCCAACGCTATCGCAAGCCTCTTTGCATGGACGGGAGCACAAGCCATGTATCAGG GCTTCTGGAGTGAACAGGACTTGAACAGACCGTTTGTTTCCCAGGCTGTGATCACAGATGGGCAGTACTTCTCTTTCTATTGCTATCAGCTTAACACATTGGCCTTAAGTTCATTCTCTGTTCCCGACAACCCACGCAAGAACCTGTGCTGGGGCACTGAAAGCTTGCGCCTGTATGACAAAGTCACTAATGGAGATGTGGTTGGCTGGAATGATGATGTATTTAAGCTCCTTGTAAAATTTCTGCTGAACAAGGCATAA
- the emb gene encoding embigin codes for MALLIQSQRMYRGSCSVNAIHLLLVLLYWHGVNTETTFSPGINKTIAYKGQSHEIKEHLEILKPQSIELLCSLTDVPSKSSNITGFWRKNGKKIENSTQTFYKNNEPYILKNIFNIQAIDLGNYSCVFTYLEIEEQVTFTLKVPAIKDKRDRPIVSYVGDSVVLECHMKPIPNTWVWYKTNGTEKELINATADPTHYKIFIDKNTTKLTAMKLTEEDSGNYTCSAVFDIKPTESHVELKVLSFTEPLKPFIAIAIEVVVLVTLILLYEKYSSKRKSHAGSTENGLYENAPTREENTMKDGETTTRQRKVEH; via the exons ATGGCTCTCCTTATACAGTCACAGAGGATGTACAGGGGAAGCTGTAGTGTGAATGCAATACATTTGCTTCTTGTTTTGCTCTACTGGCATGGCGTGAACACAG agACCACCTTTTCTCCAGGGATAAACAAGACTATAGCATATAAAG GTCAAAGTCATGAGATCAAGGAACACCTTGAAATCCTGAAACCTCAAAGCATAGAGCTTTTGTGTAGCCTGACTGATGTTCCAAGTAAAAGCTCAAACATAACAGGCTTTTGgagaaaaaatggcaaaaaaatagaaaactcCACACAAACCTTTTACAAGAACAATGAACCGTATATCcttaaaaatat CTTTAATATCCAGGCCATTGATCTAGGAAATTACTCATGTGTTTTTACATATTTGGAAATAGAGGAACaagttacatttactttaaaag TACCAGCAATTAAAGACAAGCGAGACAGGCCCATAGTGAGCTATGTTGGAGATTCAGTTGTCTTGGAGTGTCACATGAAGCCCATTCCGAACACCTGGGTATGGTACAAAACCAATGGCACTGAAAAG GAGCTTATCAATGCCACCGCTGACCCCACACACTACAAGATCTTCATAGACAAAAATACCACCAAACTCACTGCTATGAAGTTGACTGAGGAAGACTCAGGAAACTACACATGCAGCGCAGTTTTCGATATCAAACCCACCGAGTCACATGTGGAGCTCAAAGTTCTGTCCTTCACAGAGCCGCTCAAGCCGTTCATAGCCATAGCTATCGAAGTCGTCGTCCTTGTTACTCTCATCTTGCTCTATGAGAAATACAGCAGCAAACGTAAAAGCCACGCTGGAAGCACAG AGAACGGATTGTATGAAAATGCACC GACACGGGAGGAAAATACCATGAAGGACGGAGAGACTACGACCAGACAAAGAAAAGTGGAGCACTAA